The Sphaerospermopsis torques-reginae ITEP-024 genome has a window encoding:
- a CDS encoding UPF0175 family protein: MTTITLELPEEIFSALRLSPNEFVQELRLAAAIHWYQRGEISQEKAANIAGLDRTDFILALSREKVDVFHVDFDDLQRELERG; the protein is encoded by the coding sequence ATGACTACCATTACCTTAGAACTACCCGAAGAAATATTTTCAGCCCTACGACTTTCACCTAATGAATTTGTCCAAGAATTGCGACTAGCAGCAGCTATTCACTGGTATCAACGTGGTGAAATCTCCCAAGAAAAAGCAGCTAATATTGCAGGTTTAGATAGAACAGATTTTATCCTCGCTTTATCCCGTGAAAAAGTAGATGTTTTTCATGTTGATTTTGACGACTTACAAAGAGAGTTAGAACGTGGCTGA